GTTTTCATTGGAAAGTTTGCTTTGCTGTAACAATTAGCATACTTCGTATCAAGATATTGTTGTGCTGCAACCTTGAATTTATCTTCATTTGCCTTCTTCGGATCGTTACATCCTGTCAATGCAATTAAGAGACTCGAAACCAAGACCGTTATTTTTAACTTAAAAAACATATCATTAACCGCCTTGTTAACCATCAAATCCTATTTGGCAATGACTTACTTATCAATCTTTATCGATTAAATCAGCTCCGTCTTTGGCCGGAATGTTATCGGCAATCTTTTTAACCTGCCGATAAATATTAAACATCAGGATAATCATCTCACAACCTACGCGTAAACCGATGACACTGAAGATAAAACCAATTATTCCAATAATAGGATTAGAAATCACCCCGATAATGCCGCCAATAACCGTAAAGGCAAGTAATAACCAGTAGACAACTTTGATGATCCTAGGCGTAATCATTTCATCAAAGTCCAACCACATCTTTATTACGTTTCCCATATAACTCTCCTTTGTTAAAAACAATAATTTTATCTAAAGCTGTATTTAAAGCTGTTATTTTTACTATAGTGTCAGAAAAATAACATACTGAATGCAAGAACATGCCGATTATGCCAGATATAACTGGCGTCATTCAATCATTTAAATAATAGCTTTACCATTACAATAACATGAAATAAATTCATACCATTACATTAATGAGCAATAAAATAATATTAATTATTAATGAATGGAAAATAATTTTCCCGTCATTCTTCACGAAAATCGAAAAGCCGCCGGGGTCAACCACCGGACGACCCGCTGCACCGGGATGTTCAGGTCGATTTCCATCGTCAGTGCCGCCCCCGGTTAAAATCTGCCACCGCACTAAACGAGCGAAAACATCTGACACATCCCCGCGCATCATGCATAAAACCCGTAGACCAGCTCTCAATACTTGCACTTGAGAATGAGTATCAATTGTAATAATGTGTCATGATGATTTCCAGGATGGCAGCGTTCTGCAGGAAGTCGGCCAGGGGCACGCCATTTACCCGAATGATAGACGGTATGAGGCAGTGAAATGTTTCAAGAGGATTCCCGCGTGGGTTTTCCAGCGTCAAGGACAGGCAAGCCGGTGCCGGATGGCGCCGCGGGTCGGTGTGATGAAATGCCCCGGAATCAGCGTATTCTGGTCATTGAGGACGATCCCATCTTTGCCGGCGTATTGCAGAACCATCTTAGTCGCGTCGGGTTTGACGTCACGCTCAGCGCCGACGGGCGGGAAGTCCTCCCTCTGTTGTGCCGCAGACAATTTGATCTCCTGCTGATGGACATTCTTCTGCCTGGCGGCAACGGCCTGGAAATCCTGTCCCTGCTGCGCGCCACTCACAAAACTCCCGTCATTCTGATGTCGGCGCTGGGTTCCGAGCACGATCGGATCGCCGGCTTCCTCCAGGGCGCGGATGATTATCTGCCCAAGCCGTTCAGCATGGCGGAACTGGAGGTGCGCATCGCCGCGGTACTGCGCCGGGTCGCGTATGAACGGGACGCGGCGCAACATCCGCCGCATGGCGATGCGCACCTGCATTGCGACGAGCGCAGACAGGATGTCCGGTGTGGAGAACGATGGGCGGAACTAACGCCGACCGAATACCGGTTGCTGGCGATTCTGCTGCGCAGCAAAGAAGAAGTGCTGAGCAAGGCGTTCCTCTATCAACAGGTGCTGCACCGCCCGTACACGCAATATGATCGCGTGCTCGATATGCACGTCAGCCACCTGCGCCGCAAATTGCAGGCGATCGGCTATGTGGATCGCAGTATCGACGCCGTCTGGGGCAAGGGTTATGTGCTGAAAAAAGCAAGATGAGACAAGCCGCAAAATGAATATTCCCGATAGACACTCCCTGCTCTGGAAACTGGTGGGGATCATTACGTTGTTCTGTTTCCTGCTTATCGGCCTTTATACGCAGCAAAGAGAACTTCTATTACAGCGCACGGCATTCATTGCGGACCGCGACAAGGTAACGCTGCGCGCCTACGCGCACGAGGCGGAAGAAATCTGGCGGCAGGAAGGCGCAGTTGGGGTGGCGAGTTTCCTCGCCAGGCTGCGCGATCGGGAAAACGTATGGGCGGACGTGCTTGACGAAGGCTCGCGCTCCGTGACCGGGCAGCCTTTACGGGGACGTGCGCGCGTGCGCGTCAATTTTATGCGCGAGCTGGACTGGAGCGTGGGGCGGCCGTTCGACAACGATTCCGCGACCATATTCATCCCCTTCGCGGACGGGCGGCACCGCCTGGTTATGGAGTTGCCGTGGCATATGAATCCGCGCCGTCATTTCGCCATGTTGACCAATCTGCTGCATCTGCTGCCGATAGTGCTGTCGATGCTGCTGGGAGTGCTGCTGTACCGCATCTTCATTCCGCCGCTTTTTCGCCTCAGCGCAAAGGCGCGCTGCTTTGGCGCCGGCAATTTTGCGGCGCGGATCGGCTCGCCGATGATCCAACGCCAGGATGAGATGGGTACGCTCGCCAATGCTTTCGACCACATGGCGGATCGGCTGGAAAACACCATCGAATTCCAACGCACCTTGCTGCACAACCTATCCCATGAGTTGCGCACGCCGCTCAGCCGCCTACGCGGTCTCAACGAAAAGACGCAGGACAGCGAGATATTGCGCCAGCGCCTCGGCTATGAAATCGACGCTATGGAGCGCCTTATCGGCAACACGCTGCAATTCATTCGCTTGAACACCGAAACGCCCGACCTTCCGCGCGAGGAAGTGGATGTCGCCATGCTGTGGGACATCATCAAAGCCGACGCCTGCCTGGAAAGCGGTTGGGACGCGTCGCGCATCCGCCGTTCGCTGGAGCCGGAGGAGTGCCTGGTGCAGGCCAATCTCAGCGGCCTGGGGCAGACGTTGGAAAATGTCCTGCGCAATGCCATTCGCCATTCGCCGCCCGACGGGACCGTTTCCCTGTCCGCCCGGCGCGAAGGCGACGTCTGGCGCATCGAGGTGCGGGATCAAGGGCCGGGCGTGGCCGAGGACAAACTGCAATACATCTTGCTGCCCTTTGCCCGCCTCGGCCAGGCCCGCGTGGGCGACGGCGGCTTCGGCCTGGGCCTGTCCATCGCACGCAGCATGATCGCCCTGCAGGGCGGAACCCTGTGGGCCGAAAACGCCCATCCCGGCCTGCGCATTTGCATGACCCTGCCCGCTTATCCTCCAGTTTCTGCCCCGCGGAATATGCCCGCTGCGGCCGATTGACTCCCGTTCGCGGCACCGCCGCATAATTATGCTTCCCCCTATGCCTCCCCGTCAGCGTGAAAACCACTAGTCCGCGGCCAATGCGGGCGCCCCGAGCAAGAGCAATGACACCGTCGCGGACAGACAAAGACACATCCAGACATATATAAACGTATATTTTGTAAATTTATTTACACTGCCTTAATGCAAATGCATATCATTTGGAAAATTATTCGCCGGGGCCGGTTAGCGCAAAAGGTTTGCTAACGGGGTTCAACCGGTCCGGCGCGCTGGAAATGGTGTTCTAGGTAACCTGTTCTATGTAAACAATTATTTCAACTCTCACACACTCTCTCTAGAGGTATTGTCATGAAAAAGTTGTTATGCATTACCGCAGTCATATCACTCTCACTGAGCGCCGGGCTTCAGGCGCAAACGTATAGCGGATTCGCGACCACCATCGCGGGTGGCGCCGACGGCACCCGCCAGGCTCAGGGGATCGTCGATATCAGCTCCGATGACCTGAATACGGTGGTGGTCAATGGCGTCACGATCGATGCTACCGTCCCGGAGATTGGCGCTTGGCCCGCCATCGATGACACTGATGCCGTATTCATCTACGGCATCAACGTGGCGCAGAAGAAGTTCCTGTATGCGAGCAAGGATGAGGCATTTAACTACCTGAAGATCGGCAGCTATATCAGTCGCATCACCAACGCGGGCCAGATCGACACCGTGTTCGTGCAGGGCGAGGCCACGCCGGCATCGGCGGTGCCGCAGACCGGCACCGCATCCTATGAGGGCGGAGCGGTGGTCGGCCAGATCGTGGGCAGCGGCAGCAGCGGCGCCAGGGTGACGACCGGCGCGTCGTTCGATGTCGACTTCGGCAACAAATCGCTGGCAGCTACCATCGCAGCCGACGGCACCGTGCTGACCAACGACCTGACCTTTAACGCGGCTATCGCCGGCAACGGCTTCTCCGGCACCAACGGCGACTTCTCAACCCAGGGCCAATTCTACGGCCCGGCCGCGCAGGAGCTGGGCGGCGTATTCCAGGATAACAGCGCCAATATCGTCGGCGCCTACGCCGGCAAACAGTGATCCGCGCCAGGTAGCATCCGCCCGGAATCACGGGCGGGCAGAGTTGTCGGGGGCTATGGCCCCCGTTTTTTTCCAAAGAATTTTGCTGCGCGTATTCCGGCCAGGCTGATGGAATTTGCCGATGCGGCCGGGGACGTCAATCGCCGATCCGATAAACACAACGGTGGCCAATAACAATGAACAAGCATTTAACAGTGAGAAAATTTTTTCTGACCGCTATCGCGCTGGCGGCGCATCTGGCGCTGAGCGCATGCAGCACCAGTGATGAGGTGGTCTTCAATACGGGCTCGCCCACGACCGGCGGGGGCGGCGACAATAACGACGACGGCCTGGTCTATAAGAAAGATAGCATTCCCGCCGACGCCCTTACGGTGTCCGGCAACTATGTGGAAAGGAATGGCGAGGGGGGCGATATCGGCGCCATCACCGATACCACCCACGCCATCGCCGGCAGTCGGGCCACTCTCACCGACACCTACTCTATCGTGCAGGCCGACGGCACGACCTACAATCCCATATACAGCTACCAATCCAAACTGTTGGAAGAAGCGGTTGCCGCCGGCGACGACTTCTACGTTCTTGACCGCCTGGGCTACTACGGCCTGATTAAATACTTCGGCGTCAATCTGGGCTCGGCGCTGTGGGGTCTGTCGTACGCCACGTCGAGCAGCGTGGGGGGAAACGGCTATCTTGAAATGGCTTTCGCTCAGGGCTTCGCCACCGATACCGATGTTATGTCGGCGCTGACCGGCACCGCCACCTACGCGGGTCGCGCCATCATCAGCGGCGCCGGCTTCGATATCGCGAACGGCACGTCCGTAGAAGCCGATTCCGCCTTCAGCGTCGACTTCGGCAGCAAGACCCTTACCGGCACCCTCTCTCCCTCGTCGAATAGTACCACCAGCTTTGACGATATCAGCCTGGCCGCCGCCATCACGGGCAATTCGTTCAGCGGCGAAAAAGACGGCACCACCACCGCGGGCCAGTTCTACGGCGCCAACGGCAATGAACTGGCCGGCACATTCTCGAACAGCGAAAAGGATTTCCTCGGCGCCTATGGCGCGATCAAGGGCGTGACGGGCGACGGCAGCGGGGACGACGGCTCGGATGAGTCCGGCTCGGTCTACGTTTCCGGCGGATATAGGACGGTCAGAACAGGCCTGTACCCCACCGGCGGAGCGGGCATCGATGAAATCACCCAAAGCGAAAAGAGCCTTAACGAGCTGACCGATCCGGCGACGGTGGCGTACGGGAAGTTTACCGTTACCTACGCCGACGACAATGGATGGGTGTCCTACTATGATAATGACACCAAAGATCTGGTCGCCACCATCGGGCAGGACGACCCGATACCCGAGGCCTGCCAGGTAAATACGTGCATCGTTAGCATCGGTCGATCTAGCGCCTTACTGTATGATTTCTACACGCTGCTGAGGTATACCCAAAATGCATACAAGCTGACACTGTACGATGCCGGATACCTGTATTTCCCCGGCAGAAATGCATCCGGCAGCACGCCGATTGGGAGCAGCGTCGTTGGATTTAACCTGAAATACGCGCAGTGGTTTGCTGGCAGCAGCGACAACAGGGTATTTGGCGATATGACCCCGGAAAATTCCATGCCCATTTCAGGCTCGGTCACCTATAGCGGGCTGGCGGGGACGTCCACCACTTATTCCACACTGGCCAACAAATCGAGCGTCGTCATTCCCTCCACCGCGCTATTCAGCGTGGATTTTACCAACAAGTCGTTCGCCGGCACCATCGCCGCCATGGACAAGTCGATCGATGACATCGAACTAGGCGGCAGAGTCACCGGCAACTCTTTCGTCGGAACCAAAGACGGCTTCACCACGCAAGGTTATTTCTACGGTCCGAATGCAGCGGAAATGGCCGGCGTATACCAGAACGCCGAAACCATGGTGCAAGGCGCATTCGGCGCCCAGGCGACGCCGTAGCGCGCCGCCGGGTCGGCACGCATAACGTCCCGGCCCGCGGTTTTCGTCTTCGTCCTCGCCTGATTGACCCAGCGTGCAGTCGGAACGCTGCCGCTATTTTCGCAACGCTTTGGAAATCAACATGATAAAAGGGTATTTGTGGATTTTCGCACCGCTGCTGGCGGTGGTTCCGGGCGCCACGGCGGCGGCGGACGCGCCCGCCGTTCCCCGGCCCCCCGTTCCCGAGCAGAACCGCAACTTCAACCTGACCGACGATCCGCTGAACCGGCGCGAATCGCCGTCGTGGCTTGAACCGCAGACGCACCAGCAGAAAAAAGTCATCAATCTGAGCGAACAGGATTTGCTGGCCAGGCCCGAGCTATTGAGCCGCATGATGATGGTATCGCTGCTCAAGCAGGACATCCGCGCCATCCGCGTGCTGTATCCGATCTATATCCGGCTGCCGGGCCACGATCCGCTGATGGCTCGCTACGCCGAGGGCGAAATAGCGCGCGACGACGGCGATTTCGGCACGGCGATCGAAAAATACCGCGCCATCCTGGATCAGGACGAAACGCTATCGATGGTGCGTTTCAGCATGGCGATCGCGCTGTACGTCGATAACCAACTGGGCCCGGCGCGCCGGGAGTTCGCCACGCTGGCGCAAGATAGTCAAACCCCCGAGGGCTTTCGCCAGACGATCGCGATGTTCCAGGCGGGCATCGACCGACAGACCGGCTGGAAGATGGACGCCAGCGTCAGCTATGTCTCGGATCCGAACGTCAACAACGCGCCGGACCAGCGCTACATCGATACCGCCTATGGCCGCTGGACCCTGCCCGCGCGTCAGTCCGCGCATGGCGTCAAATACTATGCCGGGCTGCGTAGGGATACGCCGATCGACGGCCACTTCTACTGGCGCAATCAGGCCTATGTGTTCGGCAAATCCTACTGGGACAACCACGATTACGACGACGTCTACGGCCGCCTGACCAGCGGCATCGCCTGGCGCAGCGCGCGGCACGACCTCTCGCTGATGCCGTTCTTCGCCCACCGCTGGTTCGGCACCGAGCCCTATTCGCAGACGGTGGGCGCCAGGGCGCAGGAGAACTATTTCATCAACCGCGACTGGCAGATCATCTCCGCGCTCGAATACGGCCGCCTAACCTACGACTCGCGCACCTACCTGGACGGCTACAGCCTGTCAGCATCGTTTTCCGTCGTGCATCGTCTTTCCGATCGCCAGTATCTGGTGCTGGGCGCCGACGCGGGCAAACAGACCGCCAGAGACCGCAGCGACGCCTACGACTACTACGGCGCACGGCTGGCGCACGTTTTCGTCTGGCCGCTGAACATCACGTCGCAGACCGAGATCGGCGTGGTGCGGCGCGAATATCAGGCGCTGAATTTCTTCAACGTCGTGCAATCGGATCAGGATTACACCGCTTCCCTGACCTTGTGGAAAAACGACTGGAGCTGGCAGGGCTTCACGCCCAGGCTCACGTTTGATTACCGGAAAGTGAACAGCAATTACGTGATGGCCGAGTATTCGAAAAAACAGATCGGCATCGAAATCAAAAAGGAATTCTGACGCGCCGGGGCCGTTTTTTCCCAGGGAATGGGCGAACAGAGCCGGAATGGCGGCGATCTCCCTGTTCATGGCTCCGGCATCAACGCGATGAAAACCAAATAAAAAGCGCAACCGGAATTTGGAGAACAACATGAAATTTAAAAGGGCCATTATCTCATCACAGATCGCGCTGTTGTTTTCTCCCTTGTGCGCAACTATGGCATACGGGCAGGACGAGAGCGACGAGGCCGGGCAGGACGTCATGATCGTCACCGCCGAGGAACAGCTCAAGCAAAGCCTCGGCGTCTCGACGATCGGCAGCGAGGATATCGACAAGAGCGGCGTCACCAACGATCTGTCGGAGATCATCCGCAAACAGCCGGGCGTGAACCTGACCGGCAACTCGACCAGCGGCCAGCGCGGTAACAACCGGCAGATCGAGATCCGCGGCATGGGGCCGGAAAATACGCTGATTCTGATCGACGGCAAGCCGGTGCGCAGCCGCAACTCGGTGCGTTTCAGCCGCCGCAACGAGCGCGATACGCGCGGGGATTCAAACTGGGTGCCGGCTGAAATGGTGCAGTCCATCGAGGTATTCAGAGGCCCGGCCGCCGCTCACTATGGCGACGGCGCCGCCGGCGGCGTGGTGAACATCATCACCAAGAAGAACTTCGACACCTTTTCCGGCAGCGTCAACACCTACTATTCCAGACCCTACCATGAGGAGGAAGGCGACACCCGGCGCGCCAACTTCAACCTGATGGCGCCGCTGGGCGACCGGCTAGGGCTGCGCGTGTACGGCGGCTACAACAAGACCGACGCCGACGCCTGGTATATCAACCTGCTGCATAACCGGCCGGAAGACGGCAGCCTGCCCTCCTCCATTACCGCCGGCCGTGAGGGCGTGAAGAACCGCGACGGAAACGTGCTGCTGCGCTGGTCGCCGCTGGACGCGCATACGGTGGATTTCGAGTATTCCAACAGCCAGCAGAGGAACATCTACGCGGGCGACACGCAGTTGAGCAACGGCTCGGTGGCCGGGCTGCCGGGCAGCAGCTCCGCGACCAGCCTGGCCGGGTTAATCGGCGGCAACACCAACACCATGACGCGCGACGTCTATTCCGTCACATACAACGGACGCTGGGACAACGTCAGCAATGCCAGCTACCTGCAGTACGAAAAAACCAAAAACGATCGCTACGACGAAGGGTTGAGCGGGTACGGCGAGGGGATCATCGCCAACGGCCGCAGCCGCATCACCTCCAAACTCAAAAATCTCGATCTCAAGAGCGAAACCACGATCAATTTCCAGCAACCGTTCACCCACAGCCTGACGTTCGGCCTGGGCTATACTCAGGCCAAGCTGCACGATATGAACATCGTCAAACAACAGGCGCTGGATCCGGAGGATATCGGCGATCGCAGCCCCGATTACAAAACCCGGTTGTTCAGCGCAACGCTGGAAGACAACCTCTTTCTCGAAAACGGGCTGACCATCACGCCGGGGCTGTTCTTCGAACACCACGATATCATCGGCCACAGCGTCAATCCGTCGCTGAACGTCGGGTACGCGCTGTCCGACAGCCTGATGGTGAAGGCGGGCATCGCGCGCGCCTACAAGTCGCCCAACATCTACCAGCTCGACCCCGACTACCGGATGTATAGCCAGGGCTTCGGCTGCTGGGGCGGCA
This window of the Brenneria goodwinii genome carries:
- a CDS encoding DUF4282 domain-containing protein, with the protein product MGNVIKMWLDFDEMITPRIIKVVYWLLLAFTVIGGIIGVISNPIIGIIGFIFSVIGLRVGCEMIILMFNIYRQVKKIADNIPAKDGADLIDKD
- a CDS encoding FepA family TonB-dependent siderophore receptor, which codes for MKFKRAIISSQIALLFSPLCATMAYGQDESDEAGQDVMIVTAEEQLKQSLGVSTIGSEDIDKSGVTNDLSEIIRKQPGVNLTGNSTSGQRGNNRQIEIRGMGPENTLILIDGKPVRSRNSVRFSRRNERDTRGDSNWVPAEMVQSIEVFRGPAAAHYGDGAAGGVVNIITKKNFDTFSGSVNTYYSRPYHEEEGDTRRANFNLMAPLGDRLGLRVYGGYNKTDADAWYINLLHNRPEDGSLPSSITAGREGVKNRDGNVLLRWSPLDAHTVDFEYSNSQQRNIYAGDTQLSNGSVAGLPGSSSATSLAGLIGGNTNTMTRDVYSVTYNGRWDNVSNASYLQYEKTKNDRYDEGLSGYGEGIIANGRSRITSKLKNLDLKSETTINFQQPFTHSLTFGLGYTQAKLHDMNIVKQQALDPEDIGDRSPDYKTRLFSATLEDNLFLENGLTITPGLFFEHHDIIGHSVNPSLNVGYALSDSLMVKAGIARAYKSPNIYQLDPDYRMYSQGFGCWGGSGPCYIRGNDQLKAEKSLNSEIGLEYDNGTILTNATFFNNDYRNKVEPGIQPLAQVGSLYEYQYYNVPKAIVRGIESTFNIHLTESISWNNNLTYMIESKNKATGEALSTIPKFTLNSTLSWDITEKLNANVMATLYGKQESRSLDSQGNPYDGKDRGAYALWSVSGNYQFNKQIKLRAGVNNVFDKQLYRTGNGAETYNEPGRAFWAGVNVAF
- a CDS encoding surface lipoprotein assembly modifier, whose product is MIKGYLWIFAPLLAVVPGATAAADAPAVPRPPVPEQNRNFNLTDDPLNRRESPSWLEPQTHQQKKVINLSEQDLLARPELLSRMMMVSLLKQDIRAIRVLYPIYIRLPGHDPLMARYAEGEIARDDGDFGTAIEKYRAILDQDETLSMVRFSMAIALYVDNQLGPARREFATLAQDSQTPEGFRQTIAMFQAGIDRQTGWKMDASVSYVSDPNVNNAPDQRYIDTAYGRWTLPARQSAHGVKYYAGLRRDTPIDGHFYWRNQAYVFGKSYWDNHDYDDVYGRLTSGIAWRSARHDLSLMPFFAHRWFGTEPYSQTVGARAQENYFINRDWQIISALEYGRLTYDSRTYLDGYSLSASFSVVHRLSDRQYLVLGADAGKQTARDRSDAYDYYGARLAHVFVWPLNITSQTEIGVVRREYQALNFFNVVQSDQDYTASLTLWKNDWSWQGFTPRLTFDYRKVNSNYVMAEYSKKQIGIEIKKEF
- a CDS encoding transferrin-binding protein-like solute binding protein; the encoded protein is MRKFFLTAIALAAHLALSACSTSDEVVFNTGSPTTGGGGDNNDDGLVYKKDSIPADALTVSGNYVERNGEGGDIGAITDTTHAIAGSRATLTDTYSIVQADGTTYNPIYSYQSKLLEEAVAAGDDFYVLDRLGYYGLIKYFGVNLGSALWGLSYATSSSVGGNGYLEMAFAQGFATDTDVMSALTGTATYAGRAIISGAGFDIANGTSVEADSAFSVDFGSKTLTGTLSPSSNSTTSFDDISLAAAITGNSFSGEKDGTTTAGQFYGANGNELAGTFSNSEKDFLGAYGAIKGVTGDGSGDDGSDESGSVYVSGGYRTVRTGLYPTGGAGIDEITQSEKSLNELTDPATVAYGKFTVTYADDNGWVSYYDNDTKDLVATIGQDDPIPEACQVNTCIVSIGRSSALLYDFYTLLRYTQNAYKLTLYDAGYLYFPGRNASGSTPIGSSVVGFNLKYAQWFAGSSDNRVFGDMTPENSMPISGSVTYSGLAGTSTTYSTLANKSSVVIPSTALFSVDFTNKSFAGTIAAMDKSIDDIELGGRVTGNSFVGTKDGFTTQGYFYGPNAAEMAGVYQNAETMVQGAFGAQATP
- a CDS encoding sensor histidine kinase, translating into MNIPDRHSLLWKLVGIITLFCFLLIGLYTQQRELLLQRTAFIADRDKVTLRAYAHEAEEIWRQEGAVGVASFLARLRDRENVWADVLDEGSRSVTGQPLRGRARVRVNFMRELDWSVGRPFDNDSATIFIPFADGRHRLVMELPWHMNPRRHFAMLTNLLHLLPIVLSMLLGVLLYRIFIPPLFRLSAKARCFGAGNFAARIGSPMIQRQDEMGTLANAFDHMADRLENTIEFQRTLLHNLSHELRTPLSRLRGLNEKTQDSEILRQRLGYEIDAMERLIGNTLQFIRLNTETPDLPREEVDVAMLWDIIKADACLESGWDASRIRRSLEPEECLVQANLSGLGQTLENVLRNAIRHSPPDGTVSLSARREGDVWRIEVRDQGPGVAEDKLQYILLPFARLGQARVGDGGFGLGLSIARSMIALQGGTLWAENAHPGLRICMTLPAYPPVSAPRNMPAAAD
- a CDS encoding transferrin-binding protein-like solute binding protein produces the protein MKKLLCITAVISLSLSAGLQAQTYSGFATTIAGGADGTRQAQGIVDISSDDLNTVVVNGVTIDATVPEIGAWPAIDDTDAVFIYGINVAQKKFLYASKDEAFNYLKIGSYISRITNAGQIDTVFVQGEATPASAVPQTGTASYEGGAVVGQIVGSGSSGARVTTGASFDVDFGNKSLAATIAADGTVLTNDLTFNAAIAGNGFSGTNGDFSTQGQFYGPAAQELGGVFQDNSANIVGAYAGKQ
- a CDS encoding response regulator transcription factor, which produces MFQEDSRVGFPASRTGKPVPDGAAGRCDEMPRNQRILVIEDDPIFAGVLQNHLSRVGFDVTLSADGREVLPLLCRRQFDLLLMDILLPGGNGLEILSLLRATHKTPVILMSALGSEHDRIAGFLQGADDYLPKPFSMAELEVRIAAVLRRVAYERDAAQHPPHGDAHLHCDERRQDVRCGERWAELTPTEYRLLAILLRSKEEVLSKAFLYQQVLHRPYTQYDRVLDMHVSHLRRKLQAIGYVDRSIDAVWGKGYVLKKAR